ACAACTTGACTTTGCTCTATAACCGTCTTATTCCCGTCCGTCTGTCCACTGCAAGGTGCAAACCCCAAGTTTGTCGTTGGCGCGTAGGCTACATACATCATTTTAACCATTCACAGACACCAGACCCCAATACAACTTTAATTCGCGAATCaaagcatcagcagccagcGATGCATCTAGACATGGACGAATAGCCCGCCGGCGGGGCTCGCACCTCGGCGTCTCCATCAATTCCGCAGTGACTGTGTGGAATCATTGCCAATTACTAATGACGACATGCATAGAGTCTGGTTTAATAATTGCTGACCCATCTGCGACTACCGTACACATCTGCCGACGCCGCGGAATAATAGCCTGCAGAAACACTCACAGGCATCCTAGCTCAAGAAcctttataagtaaaagcCCAATAGCCATTCGTGTCACGAACACAACTTCACCACATCGCCCATCCAAACCCGAGCCTCGACACCCTCACACACATTCACAATGGCCTCCAAACTCCAGGGCCTCAAGGTCCTCCAAACGCCCTACAAAACGATTGCCCACCACGAAATCCGCACCGACGTCCTCGTCCCCGAAACGCCACTGTCCGGCAAACGACCCGTCATCGTGCGCttccacggcggcggcctcgtaAGCGCTtccctctctccctctcACCCTTCCAACACCAGACAAAATACTAACCTGCCCCAGGTCATGGGCGACTCGCTCTACTTGCCCTTCTACCCCCAGTGGCTGACGgacctcgccctcgcccacggcgccatcatcatctccccCAACTACCGCCTCCTCCCGGAAGCCACGACGCCCCAGATCTTCCAAGACGTAGCCGACTTCTGGGCCTACATCCACTCGCCCTCGCTCgcctctctcctctcctcgcAGTCGCCCCCCGTCGAGGCCGACCTCGCCCGCGTCCTCGTGACCGGCGACTCGGCCGGCGGCCTCCTCTGCCTAAGCACCGCGCTCACGTACCCGCGCGACGTGAGggtcgccgtcgccacgtACCCCCTCGTCGACCCGGGCGCGCCAGAGTTCACAACGCCCCGTGAGAACCCGCCGCTGGGGAAGAGCGTCCCGGAGTCGGTGTACGACGACGCGCTTGCCGCGGCGGAGGGCGGGCCGGCAGAGAGCTCGGTGACGTCCGCTGCGAGATTGGACTTTATGCTGGCGGCCACGCAGCACGGCCGGCTGGGCGGCTTGTACGCGCGCGGGCTGGAGGGCGCGGCGCCCGCCGAGAGGAGGGTGTATTTCCCGCCGGAGGCgctcgaggccgagggcgtGAGGCTTCCGGTGGGGGGCGTCACGATACTGCAGGGGAGGGACGACAGCGTCGTGCCCGTGGAGTCGGTGAGGCGGTTTGTGAGGCGTGCGAGGGAGGTCGTTGGTGATGAGGGGGTGCGTTTGGCAGAGACGGATGGCGAGCATGGATTTGATGTCGCCTTGCGGTATGACGGGTGGCTGAAGGGCGAGCTGAAGAGGGCAGTCGACTCATGGTTGGAGTGAGCCGCTGCAGGTTTTGAGGAAGTACTTGCAATGAGACGGTATTTGGTCCTTGTTGCTTCACGTGTTGGTTGTGTCGTGTCGTGTGGCCGGTGATTTGTTCGGCGGGCTTCGGAATAAAGTGCATGCAATGGCAGCTTGTGCATTTACGGATTCTACAGTACACTGCATACGTATTTCGGCAATACCTACATGAGACAAGTTCCTTTTTGCATAACCGACGCCAACAGTCGAGTGAGCCCTCGCAGCTTTCCTCTCCGAcatcaaccaccatctcAAGCCTTCAACCTCGCCGGGCACCACCACATTCCAAAACACACAAAGCTGCCAACTGCAATCTACAGCACTATCCTCCCCATTCCACGCGTGATCTGATTGAGCTCAGTGGCCTCGCCCACTCCATGCACCAGCCTGTGGTTCCGACCGCCGATTGGAGCACCGCACTCGGAGCATCGCGCCTCTTCCATGGGCCTCCCACATTCTCCAATCGTAAAGGGATGGCCGTTCTCACAATAATACCATCGCCCCCCGGTTCCTATATCcccggccatggcctcgacaATATTACGCATCTCCTCTTTGCCAAGTGTTTGGTACGACCCATGGAGAGAGCTCTCGACAGCGTCAATCTCGCCTGCGAATATCATTGTAGACGGGTACATCTGAGCCATCTCCCTGGCTCTCTCTAGGAGCGCAAACCCATACGCCTGTACGTCATCCTTGTCGGGCGCAGCGCCGCCTTCGAATCCCGGCGGCACCGAGCAAGCATCGACCTTGCATGACAGCGCGCAAAGCTGGGCCTCGAATATGAGCGCCTGGACCTCTTCTTTGGGGTGCACCGATTTGTTCGCGATCTGGATTACCTCCTCGCAATCCCGAAACTGCTGCGTAAAGTCGAGGACAAATTTCACGGGCAGCCGAGCCCTGCCGTTGCACCGGGCGAAGAAGTCGTTCAAGATTGTCATCTCGCACTTGAGGAGCAGCGTGCGTGCGAGAATGTAGCCCTTCATTTGAATGACGGTCTCGTCGAACCTGAATTCCTTGTTTGTTTTGTGCTGGCGGTTGGCGTGGCGGACCAGGTCGGCGACTCGTTGGAAGGGCTGCTCATCTACCTTGACATCGTTGGCGAAAAGGCGAATATCCACCCATGTTGCGAGCAAGTCGCCGTACCGCTCGCTCAGGGCGTGTTCTTCCAGACAATCCAGATACAAAAATCGTAATACTGACGACTTGGAGCGTTGGAGCTTCGCGCGGGCTGTGGCGGCCCCCAAGACCTCAGCGTCGCCAAGGGCTTCTTGCTCCTCCAAGTACCTCGAGGAAAGTAGTCCATATTGCTTGTGCGACCAGGAAATAAACTTCTTTGTGGCCTCGTCGAGAATCGCGCGGCGGACGATTCGGCCGTATCTTGCAATGTTTCGAAGCGACCCTCTGCACGTGGCGCAAACACGCACCCCGGAGCCGTCCATCGAGAATGGTTCAGACTTTTTGAAGATATTGACCGGCATGCGATTTTCATCTGTGTCATAATGCGACATCATGTCCATTTGACCATCCATGGAGGCCACAGTCAGGAAATGGCCACAGTCGGGAAAGATGCATGGATCTTGGTCGAGGTCAATGTCTTGGTATTCCTTCATCTCGAGAAAGTCCACGCAAACAGACTTGATGTCTTCAGGGGCACAAGATTGACAAAACTTGATGTCTGGACACTGTTCGCCGCAAAGCGATGGGCCTAATTGGAGATTCTCTATTAGCATGGAACGTGACAATACAAGGCCTGATCCCCAGACTGCTATACAACAACACCATCGGCGAGCTCAACTTACATCGATGTCCACATCCAAGCATCTTTTCACATCGTCTTGAACATGGTACCCAATCGCAGGGTACAGCACAGGGCATAGAGCACTCAGCGTGTGGACAGAAAGACTGGCATTTTCCTTCTGCGCATGGCACACAGGGCTGATGGCACAATCGGCTGCATTGCGAATGGCCGCAACGCACCTCGCAGGGCTCCTCGCAGGGAGGGCATGATTGCCCTTCATGGCACTTCTGGCCGCAATTATGTCGACATGTTGAGAAGCCCCGGCCGCATATCTGCTTACAGGGCTTGTGCAGGGTGCGAATGACAATTTTGTTTGTTCGAATGTTGCAGTCGAAGCAGGGTTGTTTGCAATCATGTCCACATGGAAGATGCCCGCCGCAAGAAGCATCGCAAACATAATTCTCTCGGTTCACATCTTGCCAACACACAACCACCACTTCATGCTCACACCCAGGGACGGTTTTGGTAACCCGCACTTCACACTTGATCGTCGTAGGGTCCTGCACCTCCCAACATCGCGCGTGCTTGACTTCATGCCCACAGGGTAATGTGATATTGACGTCTTTCACGAGAAACGAGCACATTTGGGGGCAGAGGTCGCCGCACCGCTGAGGACATGGGTGGTCGCAACCCTTCATTGAGCGTGGACATGGCTCCCCACACTTGACAGCGTTGTGAAGGATTTCGGAATGGCACCTCCCCAGGCAGGGATGGCCGCATTTAAGTCTCATTCGACAAGCAAGATTGCATCCGCTCTCTGGCGCATACAGAAGGAAGTCGTCTGGCTGGCTTACCAGGATCGGTGTATCTGGATGGCGCGGACACTGAAGTGGGATGCTTGTGCCAATGTTTCCTTGTGCGTCCATAATCTTGATCACGTCATTCCACATGGGCACATTTCTGTATGTGTTGGAGTTGCCGATGATGTACATTCCATGTTTTGCGCGAGACAAGAGCACATTGATTCTGTTGGGCGTGCTGAGAAACCCACACCTGTTTTGGGTGTTGCTCCTGACGAGCGAGATGACAATGACTTCGGCTTCCTCGCCCTGAAAGTTGTCAACAGTGGCGATTCTGATGGTTTTGAGGAGAGAGCTTTTGCTCGCGTTTTGTGGACTCGACGTTGAAGAAAGGTCCACGTCAATCTCCAAGGCCGCCAGCTCATCCCGGTCCCTTTCATTGAGAGAAATCTCAAATATCGAAGCCATACGATGACGAAGCCTGTGAAGCTGGCCCAGGTAAGGGGTCAACACCGCTATCTGCCCTTGCTGGTACTCGCCCTGTCGGACAAGATGAGACACAAGCGCCGTTGTCATCTCCACTTCAAAGTCGTTGGAGTGAGATGTATTCAAGGGATCTTGCACAGAGGCCCCGGCTTCGAGTTGTTCATGATGCATCCAGAATAGCCTTTTCTTCACGCCAACCACCTGAGGATACATGTGGACGCCCTCGGAGTCGTTGAGATCCGGATACAGCGTCGGTCTGATGAGTGCCGAGATCGATGGGTGCATCCGGCGCTGTGTCTCCAAAGAGCTGAATGGGAAACGGGGATCCGTAGCATGCGGCGGTATGACTAGTCTCTCAAACAGTGACATGTCCAAAGAGTACTGGACACCGCACGGATTGGTGCTTTGCAGCTCATAGTTGTTGATTTGAGGCCGAAGCTGCAGGTGGTCACCAATCAGGATCGCATGCTCCAAGGACGGAAGCAGGGCTGTCAATATGTGAGCTTCCAGTACTTCGCCTGCTTCTTCGCAAAGCAAAACTTTGCTGCTTAAACTGCGGAGGAGCTTAATATTCTTCGCTAGGCCGGTCGTTGTAAGGCCTATTACGTTGGCCTGCCCAAGGCAGCGAATGCTCACCTCGTTGCTGACCTTGGACCGCTCCTGGATGTGTGCCGAGTACTCTTCATGGAGCTCAGAAATCAAAAGTATAATGGGATCTCTGATTCTTTTCATCCAGTATTCAAATAACACCAGCCTCTCGGGCTGGTTCATCTCCCACAAATCCGACTGCTCCAGGGTGGGAATGTCTCTCGGCACAGCGTCGACATCGTCTCCTGTACACAACCATCTTTCAAGTTTCTGTTCCGGCTTGTGACGCGTGACTTCGATccatccatcttcttctggcggGAAGATACTTTCATATTGATGGGGGTAGTTCTCCAGGAGAAATGCTTTGAGGGTGCCCCAGGTTTTGCAGTCCGCCAATTCTTGAAGAGTACAACCAACTGCTTGAATAACTTGCTTTATACCACCCTCGGCTTGACCTAGCTTTGCGGCTTcctcttttgtttttttaaaCCGCTTGACGATGTTCTGCAGGTTGAGATTTGTCATTCTATCCGACTTTGACTGGGAACCCATTCGTATTACGCCTTTTACCCCGGCATCCAAAAGATGCTCAAGCAGTTGATCCAAAGCATGATTTGTGTAGCACACACATAGAATCGGTCCTAGCTTGGCCCGTTTCTTGTTTCCCAGCAGCACCTGGATGATCTTCTCTCCGGTGTAGCTCTTGCCAGTCCCAGGTGGACCCTGAATGAGAGAAATTTCTCTAGACAAGGTGTTCAAAAGGGCAGCTGATTGCGTTGCATCAAGAGTTGAACCTGCCGCTAGTTCACTAGAATCTGGCAAGTTTCTAGGAGACACCAAAAGGCCATCCTGGAGACAGCTAAGATCAAAATTGAACCCCGGCTCCCTAGCATAGCCAGGTGGCTGAACGACCACTTCAGCCCCAGCATCTGAAGCAGGAGCCAATATCTGACTGAAGGGTATATCTTGATGTTTATACATCTGTTGAAGGGCTGCGAGTGTATGCCTAAACGAGTCGAGGAGAACACCGGGAAACTCAACGAGGTAGCGGCGTCGGTGTTGGTCGCTAACACCATACCACTGAAGCAATTCCTTTACATCTTCGACTTTATCCTCGACAAGTTGCAGAGTAACAAATAAATACTCTGGGTCGTCTGATAGGGTGTAAACTTGCTGTTGGTCTCCTTCATCAGTGCTTACCATTTTGTCTTTTGGTCGTTGAAAGCGTGGTTCACTCTGGCTTCTCAATGTCGACTGAGAAACAACAAAGAATTGGACTAGACCGGAGGCAGAAATCACACAGACAAGTGCACCAGCCTGGAGCCTACGACTGCGTTGCCACCACTCTTCTCGTTGTTTCTTGGCGAGTTTAGCGACAGCCATCAACTGGCTACAACGAACCTGCAGTTCGAGGCCACCATTCCGGCGAAAATCGACCTTCATCGGGACGGGATTCTCGTATGTATATGTTCTCAGGGTGTTCTTGACCGCGGTCTGCGCCTCCTGGGGCCTTCTCAAGTGTTCAAGTACATCTCTTACTGTATCTCTGAGCTGGCCGACTGTATCCTCGCGCAGGAGGCGGAATTCTCTGTCGAGACGGCCACGAATGCCTCCAATGTGCCACTGAGAGCTGTCGCTGGTGGGGAGATATTCTTCTCGAGGCGACATGATTTCTTCGCAGGTTGGAAGAATGCTGATTTTCGACATGTCTGCAAAATCGTTGTCGTGTCTTGGCCCTTCTGCCGACAAGGTCCCGGGAAGATCTCTGCGCAATACGAATTCCTCTCTCACAACTGGGTCCCTTGTTGGACCAGACATTTCGGGAATGTCGTCGCCGACTTGCAGCCGTCGCCTGATATAATCGATGTACTTCTCAGACTGTAGAGTGGCAAAGGTTTCCTGCCCCTCCGAGATTGTGGCAACGATTTCTGCAAACTGGGTGGCTAGTGTAGCGAAGTTCTGGTTGACGATGTTGATAGTATTGCAATCGAGAACTTTGGACAAGACTGCGAGTGAAAGTTCTACCGCCGACATCTTGGATACGATATCGGTTGCGTCGGGCCACTCTGTCACGAGCAGCACCAGGTATCCAAAGAGTCTGTTCATGCGAGACCCTCCAACTCCAAgaataaagttaaaaatcGTCATAACCTCTTGCTCCAGAACGGACGAGTGGATAACTCGGGGGTGAGTGATCAACTGGAACAGTGGCTTCACTTCTGTGTTCCAGAAGGTGATGCTGGGGTCCATCTGAAGAGCCACAGCAAGATGACGTTCGACAACGTCCTTTACGAATGGAAGGCCTTGATCGTTTGCGAGGCGTTTAATAACCTCTTGCGACGAACCGACGTCCCCTTCCATGAGCTCCAGGCCCAGTTTAAAGAATCGGCTCACGActgccggcggcgggcgtgAGGCAGTAACTCCATTGCCGAGTAGACGCTTCCACTCGCGCAGTTTGCCGTCGATTCTCTGCGTAGAGACTCCAAGTCCATTATTGTCAAAGAAACCTGTAAGTTCAGTTGGAGgctccttggccaacttCGCGGAGGTAGCTGGATGCTGATAGCGGCATCGTTTGCCAAATTTGCAAGTACCAGTTCGCTCAAACTCCCAGCATGTGCCAGGGTGGTTATTTTCGTCTACGACCCTTTGAAAGGATTGACTACAAGAATCCAGATGTTAGTATGGGTTGTGACAGCCGCTCAATATTGGGTCAACCAAATACCGTTTGTCCATGTCGATCTACAGCTAGATAGGTGCTGGTAGACTTTCAGCACGAGAGACGGTCAGCTTGTAGTGATTTAGTTGGTTTTGCATGGAAACGAAAATGTGCTACGAAAGCTAGATGGAAATTTTcaggaaaaaaagggggtAGAGGAAGGTGATTTTTTTGTGTTGAGGAGAAAAGCAGTCAGCAAAAACTTGCAATTTGATGGGAACTGTGCTGGAGCTGCTAGACACGAGAGGTAGCCCATTCACAGTCCCTTAGATTCATCCGTTTGCAAGTGCCCACGCCATCGTTTGTAAATCCAAAGTGAGCTGAAAGTGAAGTTATACCATGGCTACCACTACCGTGGTTTTCCTAGCTGGTGGCAGCTGGTGGCAACTGCCAGCATTTTGCTTCCCATACTTATAGACGTATGTTTTGCTATAATATTCAAATGTCAGTCCAGAATTTGGTCACCGTTTTCAAATGGCCAATAAGCTGGGATTGTAAACTTGTGAAGCTATTTTCGCGAACAGTCTCGAGATGTGCATGACGGTTGAGGGACCAAAAAAATGCAATGTAGCCCGTGCTAGGTCCGATGGCAACGTGGGCCTTTTTCATGCGTATAAACAAAGCTGTTGCATTCAGACCCCTTGAGCTgctgctactactactgctgAATTTGACgttgctgatgctgctgctgatgctgatgatgatgatgatgatgatgatgatgatgatgaatttcTTGGAGCCCCCGTCTTTTTACAGGGGTCTTGCCAGGGGCCGCCTACGGCGCGAGATGGAAAGTGGTCCGGTGCCCTTTGACACAAACAGCACGGCCAAGATAATCCACCCAGATCGCGAAATTCCCAAGCTAGCCAATAATAACAATTGCAGTACATCTGATctctaggtacttaagttACTACGAGGATACTGCTACTTATAACACTATATTTAATACAAATAATATACTTGATtctaaaaatattatataattcaAGTAAAAATACTTGAGAATCTAGTCTCTAGTCAGTTTTATAAAAGGTGTATTAATTCTGATAGTGTATTTACTCTTTAGTGTAACTGCTATAAAGTTGGCATGTGCAAAATGTACCAGACCTGTGGGGCGGCCGCCCATCAAGCAAAATCTAGTCGCCCGCTGTtggagtctggtggttttgATGGATGCAGCTATTATGTGGCCGGAATCAACGTGCCAAGAGTCAAACTGGTTAGAATACAAATAGAAGTCTTATTACTAGAGATATGTATTGAATTGAGTCGGCTTCCTTCTTTTTATTATCAGATTTGACCTTTAAGCGGTCCTTCCATCACATGGCTGTCCTTCTGGATCCGACTGGGTTCCAGGACCTGCCGAGAAATTTGAGCAAATTTCGAAACAGCAAAAGCCATTGATCTCTAGAGACCAGCAGCACTaaaacatcaattgatgctaTCCGAACCCTATCTACTGGACCAGACTGCAAAACGTATAGGGAGCATGTAAACTTTCGACTAAACCTTTCCCAAACTGGGCTATAATACTACTTCCGTATTACTAGCTCTCAGGCAGGAAGTTGGTGGCTTTGGAATAGTAACTGCCTAGTATGTGTAGTTAGTAGTCTAGATTACAACTGGACGGATGTCGACGTAGTGCTTCAGTTTGcattttgctttcttttgtCAACTACCCCTCACCGCCCGAATGTATGCGCCGAGTACGTTGCCTTTCCGCGGTACTAGTACAATGCAAGCCTAACCTGCATGCCAGACCGGATCCCAGCGGGATGATCCTTGGAGAAGCAATTGAAGGCTCTAGCGAAGTATCTCCCGCTGCAAGGCCCTGGAAGCCCCagcagaacattgaacacgGTGATTGAATTGTCGAATCGACCTTTCTTTTGTGGTACATACTTATGTAGGCTTAAAGTGATACTGCTTATGCATCGGTCATAATCCTTGGAATACATTGTTGGAGCCTTCGCTGTGCTCCAAGGGGATCAAATAGCTTATCTCGTGGCACCAGGCGCAGGCAGCCCAATCTCAATCTGGACATTCAAAGCGCAGTCCTGCACTCCATGCGTCCGAGCCAAAGCTCTTTGGAGGAGGACGCCCACTCGAGTCTCGCGTCATTTCCCGCCTCGGGCATGCAGCTTGTAGCTTGCAGCTCACGGCTCACGGCTGACGGCTCGAGGCCTGCAGCTCGTCACAAGTCGACGGCACAGATCAGCGCTTGGTTCCcccacttcaatgttccgtcTCCGTTGGCCTCGGAAGCCCAAAAGTTAAAACACAACCCAAACCACCATCCATCCGGGCCTTGGAGAGCGCCTCTTGTCATCAACTCCTGTCGCGGATTGCACACCAGACGCACCTGTCGCCTGGGCAAGCATCTAACAGCCCAATCGTCCTCACCAAGAAACCGTCCCTCCGTATCGCCCTCATCATGGGTCTCCTCGAATCGCTCGACTCGTCCATCACGGATCTGTTCGGCCAATGGAACGGCTACTCGACCGCGTTGGCGACCACGCTCGTCGTGCTCATCACCTATCGTATAATGTCCGCAACGGAGCCAGATGCCCACCCTCTACTGCTCGCCAGACAGTCCATGCCGTCGTCGGTCCGCAAGGAAGGCGAGAGTGCTGTGTACCGCTCGCAGTCTGCGCCCCATGGCATGGCACTCAATGCTGGGTTGAATGTCAAGGATCCTGGTGCGCCCAAGTTTTCGCGCGGACGGGATGGCGATTTGCGCGATGTCTGGAGAAAGGCAGTCAGCGGTGATGCCGGTGCCAGAGGACGACTGTTAACTGTGTTGGGATCAGAGAATGTGATCGAACATAAGATGGGTGCGTTGCTCTTTTTTTATCTTTCGTCCATCTACATTCGCCCATCACACTCCTGCTCACGGTCAACTTTTGCCAAGTACATGTTTATGCTAACGCCGTTTGTAGACGACATCAATCGCCAGATTAATATTATCGGCCGGTACATTGCTGAACAGGGCTCCATCAAAGTGGCCATCTATCTCCCCAACTCCATAGAACATCTCATCACTCTTCTCGCCTGTTCGTTTTACCCGAACCTCACCGCAGTCCTTATCCCCTTCGATGTCAGCGAGTCGGAACTCATCTCTATGCTCCGTCGCTCCGCTGTCGACACTGTTGTCACCGCCACGGGATCATTCCCTCTCGACGCTGTTGTCAATGCCTACCCGTCTCTCCGGCAGCTCATCTGGGTCGTTGACGAAGGCAGTCGCCACATGGACTGGAACGATGTCCCCGAGGGCATGGGCTCGGCCGTCAACGTGACTACCTGGCAGGACCTCTTGAACGATACTCCTGCAGCAGCTGGAACCGAGTTGCCCGCTTCTGAGGACAGTACCGGCGCTCCGGGTGACATTGTTACCTTCTGGCAAGGTAAGCAGGGCGAATTAGAAGAAATGGTGCGATTTACGCAGGCGAACCTGGCTTCGGGCATATCTGGTCAAATCGCAGCCATTCCCACGAGAGAACGCCTCACTCAGGCTGACCTGTTCCTCCCCGCGGAGTCGCTCTCCAACATGCACACACTGACGCTCACTCTTGCGGCCTTGTACTCCAACTCTTCGGTGGCATTCAACTCGGTGGCTGGCCGATCGCCAGATCTCGTTCTGGCCACGCAGGGTGTAGCGCCTACCGTCATTGTCGCCAGCCCAGCAACCTTGCTTCGCACGCATGAAGAATCCACTCGCCGCCTCGGTGGTGGACTAGCCAAGCTCTCACACTCCCTGGCTACCAGCACTCTCACACAGCGCGGCGTCCACGGAGGTACAAACTTTCTCTCTGCCTTTGCGGCCGGGACTCGCCCTCGCATTGGCACGGCACCTGGAAAGTTGCGTCTTGTGTATGTGGCGGAGCGTGTTGGCGGCGACACGCCGCTGCTTTCAACCCAGATACTGTCTGATTTGAGAGTGTATACGGGCGCAAGGATAGTGTATGCCTTGACTGCGGCGAGAGTCGCTGGTGCGGTTGCACAAACCGCCTTGTTTGACTACCGGCTCACGCCTGGCATCGAGGCCCATTTTGGCGTCCCGCCGTCGTCAGTTGAGATTTACCTCAAAGACACGGAAAAGCACAACACTACGGACGATATCATCGAAGGCGAGGTATATAACCAGCTCACCCGCTCCCTCCGCCCACTAGTGGATTAATAACGATGGCTAACATTGGATTTGCAGATTGTGGCGCGTGGGCCGTGTGTCTCTGGTGGCGAAGCCCGTCTCGGAGTTGCTGGGAAGATCAATGATGACAATACCCTGTCCTATGTGTAAACCTGCTTTATACCCAGCTTCAATAGCGGATCTGGCTTGAAATTACGCATTTCTCGAACCTGTcgggattttttttaacccACTCGGCCGTGCATCTGTCAACGAAATCACCATGTCACTTCCGTAATAACCACTGACCTgtcaagaaaaaaaaaattgccAATCTCCCCCTGTGTCTTACTTCTTTTGCGGCCCCCTGGTCTGCGTAAAACCCCAATCGCCAGGCCCTGTTCACACCCGCGGCTTGACGTCTGCGACGGCGACATTGTCGACTGGA
The DNA window shown above is from Metarhizium brunneum chromosome 1, complete sequence and carries:
- the TCEA-B2 gene encoding Tuliposide A-converting enzyme b2, amyloplastic; translation: MASKLQGLKVLQTPYKTIAHHEIRTDVLVPETPLSGKRPVIVRFHGGGLVMGDSLYLPFYPQWLTDLALAHGAIIISPNYRLLPEATTPQIFQDVADFWAYIHSPSLASLLSSQSPPVEADLARVLVTGDSAGGLLCLSTALTYPRDVRVAVATYPLVDPGAPEFTTPRENPPLGKSVPESVYDDALAAAEGGPAESSVTSAARLDFMLAATQHGRLGGLYARGLEGAAPAERRVYFPPEALEAEGVRLPVGGVTILQGRDDSVVPVESVRRFVRRAREVVGDEGVRLAETDGEHGFDVALRYDGWLKGELKRAVDSWLE
- the Znfx1_1 gene encoding NFX1-type zinc finger-containing protein 1, with amino-acid sequence MDKRQSFQRVVDENNHPGTCWEFERTGTCKFGKRCRYQHPATSAKLAKEPPTELTGFFDNNGLGVSTQRIDGKLREWKRLLGNGVTASRPPPAVVSRFFKLGLELMEGDVGSSQEVIKRLANDQGLPFVKDVVERHLAVALQMDPSITFWNTEVKPLFQLITHPRVIHSSVLEQEVMTIFNFILGVGGSRMNRLFGYLVLLVTEWPDATDIVSKMSAVELSLAVLSKVLDCNTINIVNQNFATLATQFAEIVATISEGQETFATLQSEKYIDYIRRRLQVGDDIPEMSGPTRDPVVREEFVLRRDLPGTLSAEGPRHDNDFADMSKISILPTCEEIMSPREEYLPTSDSSQWHIGGIRGRLDREFRLLREDTVGQLRDTVRDVLEHLRRPQEAQTAVKNTLRTYTYENPVPMKVDFRRNGGLELQVRCSQLMAVAKLAKKQREEWWQRSRRLQAGALVCVISASGLVQFFVVSQSTLRSQSEPRFQRPKDKMVSTDEGDQQQVYTLSDDPEYLFVTLQLVEDKVEDVKELLQWYGVSDQHRRRYLVEFPGVLLDSFRHTLAALQQMYKHQDIPFSQILAPASDAGAEVVVQPPGYAREPGFNFDLSCLQDGLLVSPRNLPDSSELAAGSTLDATQSAALLNTLSREISLIQGPPGTGKSYTGEKIIQVLLGNKKRAKLGPILCVCYTNHALDQLLEHLLDAGVKGVIRMGSQSKSDRMTNLNLQNIVKRFKKTKEEAAKLGQAEGGIKQVIQAVGCTLQELADCKTWGTLKAFLLENYPHQYESIFPPEEDGWIEVTRHKPEQKLERWLCTGDDVDAVPRDIPTLEQSDLWEMNQPERLVLFEYWMKRIRDPIILLISELHEEYSAHIQERSKVSNEVSIRCLGQANVIGLTTTGLAKNIKLLRSLSSKVLLCEEAGEVLEAHILTALLPSLEHAILIGDHLQLRPQINNYELQSTNPCGVQYSLDMSLFERLVIPPHATDPRFPFSSLETQRRMHPSISALIRPTLYPDLNDSEGVHMYPQVVGVKKRLFWMHHEQLEAGASVQDPLNTSHSNDFEVEMTTALVSHLVRQGEYQQGQIAVLTPYLGQLHRLRHRMASIFEISLNERDRDELAALEIDVDLSSTSSPQNASKSSLLKTIRIATVDNFQGEEAEVIVISLVRSNTQNRCGFLSTPNRINVLLSRAKHGMYIIGNSNTYRNVPMWNDVIKIMDAQGNIGTSIPLQCPRHPDTPILVSQPDDFLLSAMKGNHALPARSPARCVAAIRNAADCAISPVCHAQKENASLSVHTLSALCPVLYPAIGYHVQDDVKRCLDVDIDCPDIKFCQSCAPEDIKSVCVDFLEMKEYQDIDLDQDPCIFPDCGHFLTVASMDGQMDMMSHYDTDENRMPVNIFKKSEPFSMDGSGVRVCATCRGSLRNIARYGRIVRRAILDEATKKFISWSHKQYGLLSSRYLEEQEALGDAEVLGAATARAKLQRSKSSVLRFLYLDCLEEHALSERYGDLLATWVDIRLFANDVKVDEQPFQRVADLVRHANRQHKTNKEFRFDETVIQMKGYILARTLLLKCEMTILNDFFARCNGRARLPVKFVLDFTQQFRDCEEVIQIANKSVHPKEEVQALIFEAQLCALSCKVDACSVPPGFEGGAAPDKDDVQAYGFALLERAREMAQMYPSTMIFAGEIDAVESSLHGSYQTLGKEEMRNIVEAMAGDIGTGGRWYYCENGHPFTIGECGRPMEEARCSECGAPIGGRNHRLVHGVGEATELNQITRGMGRIVL